Within the Pseudomonas putida genome, the region AATGGCGGATGCCATAAACACTGCGGCTGTCGGCCACGGTCCATTGGCTACCATCGTCTTTGCGTGTGCGTCGTACGGACATTCAAGTCCCCTATAAAGTCGAAGACACTGCCCCACATGGTGGCGGGCGCAGTGTAAAAGCTGGAAATGACGATTCATCCGTGCCCAGGAATAGACCCTGGTCGCGGGAACGAGTTTAGAAAGCGCTGGGCAAAAAGTCGCGGGATGGCCTCAGCCCCCGGACTTTTTCGCCTTGAAACCCTGTTTGGTCAGCTCGCCGATCAACAGCTCGACATGGTCGCCCTGGATCTCGATAACCCCGTCTTTCAGGGCGCCGCCGGTACCGCAGCGGCGCTTGAGCGTGGTGGCCAGCGCTTTGAGCTGGTCTGGCGGCAGCGGTACACCGGTGACGGTGGTCACGGTCTTGCCGCCACGACCTTTGCTCTCACGGCGAACACGGGCGATGCCGTCGCCTTCGGGGAGGGTTTGCTGCT harbors:
- a CDS encoding translation initiation factor Sui1 yields the protein MAKKASSFSALGGLVFSTDAGRHCPDCSQPVDACICKQQTLPEGDGIARVRRESKGRGGKTVTTVTGVPLPPDQLKALATTLKRRCGTGGALKDGVIEIQGDHVELLIGELTKQGFKAKKSGG